The genomic DNA CGATCTGATCGAACAGTTGGCCGGATCGAATGTCGCCAGCGAAAACGCCGATCCAGCAGCCGACACGCGAGCGGGCGTGCGGATCGACAGCATCGGCGACGATCTCGAAGCCACGCTGGCGATCACGCCGGTCCCAGGGGAAGGTGCCGGTCCGCAATTGCCCTTCGAAATGGGGGACTACGTTCTCGAGAGCGTGCTCGGACGCGGCGGGATGGGAGTCGTCTACCTTGGTCATCAGAAGAATCTCGATCGTCCGGTCGCCGTGAAGATGATCCGGTCGGGCGTGTTGGCTGGCCGCGATGAGATCAAGCGTTTCTGCTCCGAAGCCAAAGCGGCGGCAAAGCTGAAGCATCCCAATATCGTTGCGGTGCATCATTTTGGGCTCGAAGGGGGACATTACTATTTTTCGATGGACTACGTCGAAGGCTTCGATCTGTCGAAGAAGGTCGACGACGGACCGCAGGACTGTCGCGAGGCGGCGCGGTATGTCCGCGATGTCGCCGCGGCGATTCACCATGCCCACCAACGCGGGCTGCTGCATCGCGATCTGAAGCCGGGCAACGTCTTGATCGATGCATGCGACCAAGTCCACGTGACCGATTTTGGATTGGCCAAACATGTCGATGCCGAGAGCAGTCTGACGAACAGCGGCGCGGCGATCGGGACGCCAAATTACATGGCTCCCGAACAGGCTAGCGGCGACCACGAAGCGACCTGCCCGCAATCGGACGTCTATTCTTTGGGGGCGATCCTGTTTGCATTGATCACCGGTCGGCCGCCGTTTGTCACCGATTCGGTGATGCAAACATTGATGCAGGTGATCCATCGACCGGCGCCGGAACTCCGCTCGCTGTGCGATGCGCCCGAAGATCTCGATACGATCGTCGAGAAGTGTTTGCAGAAAGAGCCCCAGCAGCGTTACGCGTCGGCCGAAGCGTTGGCGGAAGATCTCGACCGCTTCTTAAATGATCAACCGATCAAGGCCCGGGCTCGCACGTCGCTGCAACGCGGTCTCGATTGGCTGTCGGAAGTTCCGATCTTCGCCGCGTTGATCGGTCGCCGGTTGATGCATACGTCCGACAGCCATCGACGCTTTCAATCGATGATCTTGCTGCTGGTGTTGTCGATGCCGATGATCCTGGCCGCCGTTCTGTTTGGCGCTCGAATGCTGCACGATCGATTGCCGTCGGAGCCGAAGATCGCCGGCGGTCCGGCGGGAGACGTCTACGCGCAGGTCGCTGGTGAACTGGCGGATCGACTGCATCAAGCTGTCGATCGCCCGGTCGTTGCGATGCCAACGGAAGGATCGGTCGAAAATCTGGAACACCTGCTCGCCGGCGATGTCGACCTGGCGATCCTGCAGGCCAGCGCGGTCCGCGGCGAACAGGTTAGCGTGATCGCGCCGCTGTATTACGAAGCAGTCCATTTGCTCGCTCGCCGCGATGCCGGAATCGCTCGGTTCGCCGAAATTGCGGGACACCGCGTTGCGATCGGCGGGCAGGGGAGTGGATCACAACTGGCGGCGCACATGTTGTTCGATTCGCTGGGGCTAGCCGAAAGCGATATCGAGATCGTCTACCAACCGTTTCAGCAATCGCAAGGCGACGCGACGATTCCGTTGTCGATCGCTTGCGTCGCTCGCGGCAGTAAGATCATGGCCGCTGCACTGCAGAGCCAACAATTCCAGTTGCTTGCGGTCGAAGATCCTTTAAATATCTCGTTGGATCATCCGACACTGCGACCGCTACAGATCTTGCCGGCCGATTATCCAGCGGCCGATTTGCCAGCCGACGGGATCGCGACCGTTGGCACGACAGCGTTCCTGGCGACGCGTCGCAACGCACCGGCGGTGCTGGTGACCGCAACGCTCGAAGCACTCTACCGGAGTGAAATCTCCGTGCCGCGAATGATCACACGTCAACAAGCCGCAGAATGGCAAGGCTTGGCCCTACATCCTGCGGCTCGCGCGTTTTACGAATCCGAGTGAGATTCGTCTTAGATTCGGAAGATGGCGTCGATTCCCAGCATGAACTGGTTGTCGTCGTTGCCATCGTCAAACGGTTGGCTGGCGGCGGTGCCGTCGAACCAATCGGCTCGCAATTCGGGGCGGATCGTTAGGTTCTTGGAAACCGCCATATTGAATCCAGCCGACAGGCTGTAGAAGTCGCCAACAAATGGCGGATTGTTGGGATTGCTGGGTCGGTTCAGCCCGACGCGTGTTCCCTCTTCGTCGCGGAACCATTCAAACCGCACGGCTCCCTTCAATCGATCGGTGAAGCAGTAGGTCAGGTACTGATCGATGCCGTACCAATCGGCGCGACCGCCGTCGGGTGCACCTTCCTCCTGGAAGCCCAACCAGTGATGGAAGACGTAGTCCAAGCGTTTGGTTACTGGCAACGCCACCAACCAACTGTAGCGGGTGCGATTGGTGAAGTCGGGATTCAGTGCGACGCCCGCCAGGTCGTTGCTTGAATCGCCAGTCGTGATGGCAAACGAAGTCCATGCCTTGCTCGACTGCGAATCGTAGCGGACCTTCCCGATGAAGCCAGGTTTGTCGCTTTCGCGGTCCAACGAATCCCAGCCGTTGTGAATTCCCAGGTTAAAGCTCAACGCGTCGGTTGGGCGGACGTTCAACTGGGCGCCCCAGTGAGTGAACGGGCCGGCGAATTGGTAGCTGTAGGATTTGCTGTAGAAGAAGTTATCGGGGGCCATGACTCCTTCATAACCGACGACCGAATAGAAGTGACCGACCTGCAGCGAGACATCTTCGTTTCCCATCGAAACATAAGCTTGTGGCAATGCCAAGCCATAATATTCGCCGTTCCAGCGAGCCGCCCCATCGTCGCGGCGTTCCAAACCGTTGGACTGAGCCAACAAGTAATCTTCGCCGTAGAGAATATCGACGCGACCGCCGATGCCAGCGCCGTAACGGGGCAGGCGTTTCTCGACGATCATGTACAGCTGGTTCAACATCCCTTCGTTGCTACGATCGACAGCGTTGTAGGGACCGTTGAACTTACTGTTGGGGCTGGACGTGTTTCCGATGAAGCCGGCATCAACCCAGCCCGAAACGTTCCAACCGCTACTGGCCTGGCCCAATAGTCCGAGCCCAAACAGCCCACCGTCGCAACAACTGTCCATACCGGCGTCACAGCCAAATCCGCCGTGGTCGCAGCTTGCGCCGCAGAGGTCGCTGCAGCCTGCCGAGCAACCTCCGAGGCAACCATCATTGCACTCATCGCCGCAGATCATGCGAGCGTCGCAGTCGGAACCGCCGCGATAGTGTGCTGCGCTATCGCACAACATTCCGTCATCGCACCGAAGGCTCGACAGGCAAGACGGACTGCCCGCCAACAAGACACTCTGCTGTGTGGCGATCGCCAATGCGATCGACAACGCACCCAATATATTTTTCCGCATCGTAATAGTTTCCCATCCTTGGAAGAACTTACATGAAACACAGTACACCTTTGTTATCTACAAAAGCGTATGTCAGAGATCGTCTGGCTCCATCCAAGGGGAACAAGCAATACGCGTCGCGACGCTAATTAAAAAAAATCCCAATCGCGAATCGGGAGTATTCGGCAGGCATTGCCAAGAATGCCTATCCCAACATTACCCACGTGTACATACTACTGATCACCCAAAATGGCGACAGCACAGGAGCTCCCGATAGCGTTCTCTTTCCATGCTGAACAGGCTCGCCAACGGGGTCGCACACTGTTGGTAGAACTCCGATCCGAATCGCTGTGGCGCTGCGTTCGCACAACACGGACGCCAGGCCCGGCCCCTTCACGACAAAAGTATTGAGAATCAGTATCAACATGCTCTTGCGTTGCGCTTGTATTTTCACAACAATGGCAGTGAAAATGTTCAGCCTCTCCGCCACGTGCTCCCACGGCGTGAAAGCTATCAAAGCAATCAAGCCTCCCCGCCGCCGATCGGACCCACTGTTATGGACTCGCCCTCGGACCTCGCTCACCTCGGTGAGACCCCGATCCTCCCCAAGGTGTTTGAGTTTGCCGCGTTATCGGGCGACCGGCCGGAGGTTTGGATCGAGCTGGACGGGATCACGTACCGTTTACGCAAGACTCGCCAAGGCAAACTAATCCTTACGAAATGAGATCCGGTCGATGGCTAAAGAACTCTGCAAACTAAAAAAATCATTGCGTGGCGAGATCGGGATGTACGTTCGTTTGATCAGCGAACCGACGCATGTCTGTCTAAAATGCGGCCGCGCCGCGAACGATAAAAAGCTGCTGTGCAAACCGCAAAGCATCGCCTCGGCAATGCAGAAGGCCTAATCGGCGAGTGCTAGTCGCGCGCGGCCGATCGCTGGCCCGCGACGTCGAAATTTTCGTTCTCTCAACCGCAGCAAGCTCTCCTCCTGCCGCCGGTTTACGTTGGACAGGTGCCGCAAGTCGGCCTCAAGCGTTATAAACAAACCTCGCCGGACATCCGTCCGGCGGTCGCCCGGTTTGTTGCGCTCGCGACGATCGCCACCCGCGAACCGGCTCTCTACGCATACCTTTCAACCCAAACAAATGACAATGAAGTACGACGTATACGGCGTTGGAAACGCCTTGGTAGATATTCAAGCCCGCGTCAGCGACCAAGTCTTGGCCGCGACAGGATTTGACAAAGGGATCATGACGCTGGTCGACGACATCCAACAGCAAAGCGTGCTGTCGAGTTTGGGCGACGTTTCGTTGAACCGCTGTGCCGGCGGATCGGCAGCCAACACGATCGTCGGAATCGCCGACTTTGGCGGCAAGGTCGCCTACGCGGGGAAGGTCAGCGGCGATGAGGTCGGCGACTTCTTTTTGAAGGACATGCGCGATCTGGGCATCACGATCGAAGTTGCCCCCGCGGCATCGGGACCGACCGGAACCTGTGCGGTCTTGATCAGCGAAGACGCACAGCGAACGATGCTAACCAATCTCGGCGTCTCGATCACGCTCAGCGAAGCCGATATCGATGAAGCCGAAATCGCACAGGCCAAGTACCTGTACGTCGAAGGTTATCTATTGACCGGCGAATCGACCAAGGCGGCTGCTTACAAGGCGATCGATTGTGCCAAGCGGAACAACGTCAAAGTTGCCTTCACCGCATCGGATCCCTTTTTGGTGAACACGATGCGAGACGAGATCTGGAGCCTGATCGAAGGTCCCGTCGACCTGTTCTTCTGCAACGAAGAAGAAGCGAAGAGCCTGACCAAACTAACCGATCCAATCGCCTGTGCCGCAGAGATTCACAAGCACTGCGAAAACGTTGCGATGACCTTAGGGGCCAACGGATCGATCATCATGCACGGCGGTGAATCGTTCCCGATCGAAGGTGTCGCGACCGACGCGATCGACACCACGGGAGCTGGCGACATGTATGCCGGCGGCGTGTTGTACGGCATCACCAACGGCATGTCGTGGAAACAAGCCGGGCACTTGGGGTCGCATGCGGCCAGCCGAATCGTGTCGCAGTTGGGCGCCCGCATGGAAAAGAAGTTCAGCCCCGAAGAGATCAAGCAACTGATGGCCTAGTCGCCACGCTGTTGCTCGACCAATGCTCTGGCAGGCGAATCCCTGCCAGAGTCGTTGATGGCGTGTTTGCGGCCGCCTGATTCGGCGGGCCGACGGCCTTTCTTATTGGAAGCGTTCCAGCAGCTTCTTGGTCAATCGAATACCTTCGTATTCATCCGGCGTTCCGCCTTCCCATTCGATTCCGACCCAACCGTCGTAACCGGTGTCCAGGACGATCTTCATCAAGCGAGCGTAGTCCAGATTGGCTTCGTTCCCCTGGTCGTCGAACTTGTGTGCCTTGGCGCTGACAGCCTTTGCGAAAGGCATCAACTCCTCGGTCCCGAGGTAGTTGTCGTATTTTTCGCCGGTTCCGCGATTGATGTAGAAGTTGCCGAAGTCGGGCAGGGTGCCGCAGTTATCCAAGCCGACCATCTCGATCGTGCCCGCGAGCCATTTGCCGTTGGACGACAGGCCACCGTGGTTTTCCACGATCACGTTCAAGCCGTGCGGCTTGGCAAATTCGCTCAAACGGCGAAGACCATCGGATGCCAATTTCTGCTGTTCTTTGTATTCGCCCGAACTGCCGGCGTTGACGCGAACGCTGTGGCAGCCGAGTTCCTTGGCCGCTTCGACCCACTTGTAATGGTTCTCGACAGCTTGCGTTCGCTTCTTGTCGTCGGGATCGCCCAATCGGCCTTCGCCGTCGATCATGATCAACAGTTGCGTGACGCCATTGTCCGCCGCTCGCTTGTTCAATTCGGCAAGATACGCCGCGTCTTTCGCTTTGTCCTTGAAGAACTGGTTTACATATTCGATCCCCTCGATGCCAAATTCATTTTTGGCAGTCTCAGCGAATTGCAAGTTGTCCAGCTTGCCGCCGCGGATCGTGCGATGCAGCGACCATTCGGCCAGCGAGATCTTAAACTTAGGCTTCGTCGCCGCCTGGGCCAAAGCTGTCCGCCCGAGGCTGCCCAGCGATAGCGCCGCAGCGCCAGCGGCGATACCGGTGCGCAGAAATCCGCGTCGATCTTGTGCTTGAATCATGGAAGGATGGTTCCTTGAGAAAAAATGGGAATGGTCTGGTCCGCGTATTCTAGGGGCGCAGGTTCGATCGAAGATCAATTTTCTGCGCGTCCTGGGGTTTCAGGTAGTGTAGTCAAAAACGAGACGATCGTGTTGACCTTGCCAATACGAAGAAAGACAATGTAAGGCATCCCGCCCGCGACCTCTGTTCAGGAACTCCCCATGCCTTCGATCGTCGATCCAGGATTCTCGCGCGACACCCGCTCCCGCGCGACTAAATCGCAGCTGTGCACGCTGATATCTTGCAAGAGTCTGTTGGCCGCAGTGGCGATGCTGTGGGTAACGGCTTCGCTCGCCGCAGCCGATGCGCCAACGCCACCCAACGTTGTCTTTATCCTCGCCGACGACCTCGGCTATCGCGAACTAGGCAGCTTTGGGCAAGAATTGATCAAGACGCCGCACCTAGACAAACTCGCGAAACAAGGGATGCGACTGACTCAGCACTACTCGGGCAACGCCGTCTGCGCCCCGTCGCGATGCGTGTTGATGACCGGAAAACATCCCGGTCATGCCGAGGTGCGAAGCAACAAATCAACGCCGCCCGAAGGGCAATGGCCGATTCCCGACAGCGACATCACGCTCGCCGAATTGCTTTCGGGCGAAGGCTACGCCACCGGAGCGTTTGGGAAATGGGGACTCGGCGGTCCCGATTCCTCTGGAGAGCCGCTGCGTCAGGGAGTCCAACGCTTCTTCGGTTACAACTGCCAATCGCACGCCCACAGCTACTATCCGTCTTACCTTTGGGACGACAACCAACATGTCAAACTGAACAACGATCCTCCGGTCTCCGGCCACATCGGGTTTGCCGATGGCGACGACCCCAGCGATCCGGCCAGCTACGCTCGTTTCAAGGGACAGGATTACGCGCCCGACCGCATCAACGCGCAGGCACTACAATTCGTTAAGGACAACAAAAACAAACCGTTCTTCTTGTATTACCCGACAGTGATTCCGCACGTCGCGTTGCACGTTCCCGATGAAGAGCTGAAACAGTATCACGATTTGGGCTGGCAGGATCCGCCGTTTGTCCGCGATGGCGGATATGGGTACACGCCCCACTTCACGCCGCGAGCGGCTTATGCGGCGATGATCACTCGGATGGATCGCTACATCGGCAACATCTTGAACCTGTTGGACGAACTGCAGCTGAGCGACAACACGATCGTCGTCTTCAGCAGCGACAACGGCACGACTCATCTGGGCAAAGAGGTCGATTACACGTTCTTCCGCAGCGTTGGTGAACTGCGCGGCTTGAAGGGCTCGCTGTACGAAGGAGGCGTTCGCGTGCCGACGCTTGTCCGTTGGCCCGGTAAGATCGCGGCGGGATCGCAGAGCGATTATGTCAGCGGATTCGAAGACTGGATCCCAACGCTGATGGATCTGATCGGCAAATCGGAAGACGTTCCAGAGGGCTTGGATGGGATCAGCATCGCCCCGACGCTGCTGGGAAAATCGCAGGAAGAACGTCCCTATTTGTATCGCGAATTCCCTAGCTACGGCGGTCAGCAGACGATCCGCGTCGGCGACTTTAAAGCGGTTCGGCAGAACATGAGCAAAGGAAATTTGGAGATCGAGCTTTACAACATTCGCGAAGACATCGGCGAACAGAACAACATCGCCGCGGAGCATCCCGAATTGGTTGCCCAATTAGCACAGCAGATGGAAGCGGTCCGAACGCCTTCGAAGATCTTCCCTTTGATCCCGTTGGACGCCCCTGCACGGAAGGCGAAGAAGCGTTAGAATTCAGCCCCACTCGGGCTCCCAACGACTGCTTCGCCTCCACAATCAGCGTTCCATCACATGGTCACGATCCTTTCGTTTTTGTTCTTCACCGGACTTGTCGGTCTGATCACCTGGTGGATCACGCATCGCGACGACCACGCCTCCAGCAGCGGTTACTTTTTGGGTGGCCGCACGCTGACCTTCCCGCTGATCGCCGGATCGCTGCTGCTGACCAACCTGTCGACCGAACAGATGGTCGGACTCAACGGCGCTGCGTTTAACGACGGCCTCTGCGTGATGGTTTGGGAAGTCGTCTGCGTCGTGGCGTTGGTCTTCATGGCTTGGTTCTTCCTGCCGCGATTTTTGAAGAGCGGTGTCGCCACGGTCCCGCAGTACCTCGAGATCCGCTTCGATCACCAAACCCAAGTGATCACGAACCTGATCTTCTTGGTCGCCTATGTCGGCATCCTGCTGCCGATCATTTTGTACAGCGGAGCGACGGGGATGATCGGGATCCTGGACGTTCCGTCGATGTTAGGCGATCTGCCCGAACGGGTCGGGATGTCGACCGATTCGTTTGCGTTGTGGTTGATCGTTTGGGCAGTCGGAATCATCGGTTCGATCTACGCACTGTTCGGCGGTCTGCGAACCGTCGCGGTCTCCGACACGATCAACGGCATCGGATTGCTGATCGGCGGCTTTATGATCACCGGATACGCGTTGGCTCAGATCGGCGATGGCGACGGAGTCGCCAAAGGGGCTGAATTGCTGCTGGATCAACAGCGCGAGCGTTTCAACTCGGTCGGCGGCCCCGAATCCTCGGTCCCCTTTAGCACGATCTTCTCCGGGATCTTCCTGCTGAATCTGTTCTACTGGACCACCAACCAACAGATCATCCAGCGAACGTTTGGTGCCAGCAGCCTCGCCGAAGGACAAAAGGGGGTGCTGTTGACCGGTGCCCTGAAGTTGCTCGGCCCGCTCTATTTGGTCATCCCCGGCATGATCGCCTACCACATTTTCAGTGGCGAAGATATCAAAGCCGACCAAGCGTACGGGATGTTGGTCAACCGCGTCTTGCCGGCGCACCTGACTGGATTTTTTGCTGCCGCGATGATCGGCGCGATCTTGTCGAGCTTCAACTCTGCGCTCAACAGCTCTTGCACGCTGTTCAGTCTGGGACTGTACAAGAGCGTCCTTCGCAAGGATGCCACCGAAGCCCAAGTCGTTCGTTCGGGCAAGATCTTCGGCTGGATCGTGGCTGTGATTGCGATGGCGATCGCACCGCTGTTGGCTCAAACCGACAGCATCTTCGGCTTCCTGCAGAAGATGAACGGGATGTATTTCATTCCGATCTTTGCCGTCGTGTTGGTAGGGATGCTCTCCCGCCGCGTCCCCGCGTCAGCCGCGAAGCTCGCTCTGCTGGCGGGCTTCGGCATCATTGCGATCGGCTACTTTGTCGAACCGTTCGACAAGATCGTCGCGTCGATGCACGAGTTCCATTTCCTGGGATGCGTCTTCGCTTGGTTGGTGATCCTGATGCTGGTGATCGGCGAAATCTGGCCGCGTGAAACGGAGTTTGTGCAAGAGGATGTGGGTGCCGTCGACATGACCCCATGGCGTTTTGCGGTCCCCGCCGGCTTGGTGCTGATCGCGATCGTGCTGCTGATCTATCAACGCTTCGCCGACTTCTCGGTGCTTGTACCTTAGAAAGAGACCGGTGGAGCGACGATGGACGTTATCTGGGAAGACAATTACGCGCTGGTGGTGAACAAGCCCAATGGGCTGCTGACGACCGCCGCTCGAGGCGTCGAATCGCTGGAGATCCAGCTGCTGGAGTTTTTCAAGCAGCGGAGCGGCGAAGAGTCGCCGTACGTGGGGATGCCTCATCGCATCGACCGCCCGGTCAGCGGAGCGGTCCTGATCGGCAAGACGCGATCGGCAACGAAACAGTTCTGCGCTCAATTCCAATCGCGGAAGATCGAAAAGACTTACGTCGCGATCGTCTCTGGAACGCCCACCGAACCGACGGGGACGTGGCGCGATTGGATGCGGAAAATTTCGGACCGCGCCGAGGCGGAGATCGTCGACGCGGAGCATCCCGAAGCGAAACAAGCGATCTTGAATTATGAGCTGGTGGCCAGCGTGGGCGAACTCTCCTGCTTGCGGATCGGGCTGGAAACCGGTCGCACGCACCAGATCCGACTGCAGGCGGCGCACCGTGGATTTCCGATCGTCGGCGATAGCCTGTATGGCAGTCAAATCGATTTTGGGCCACAATCAACGGAGCCACGCAAACGCCCGATCGCTTTGCATGCCCGCCAAATCGTCTTCCGCCACCCCAAGAATGGCAAAGCCACGTCGGTGCTGGTCGACGTTCCCGAAGTCTGGCGGACGCTCGGCTTCCACGAAGTGTTAAAGGAAGGCGAGCTGTGCGGTTAATGTGATGTCGGGCTGGAGCATTGCAGCGGCTTGCGGCCGCGCGATCCGCCGTCGTCACGATCCCATCCCCACGCTTGCCTTACCCAAAACTGACGCTTCCATGGACAAACTTCGCATCGGTGCGGTCTCTTATCTGAACACCAAGCCGTTGGTCTATGGAATCCAGCAGCGGTTGCCGGGAGCGGAGGTTGTCTTCGATCTCCCCAGCCGCTTGGCCGATCAATTGCACGCCGGTCAGTTGGATGTCGCCCTGATTCCGTCGGTTGAATATTTCCGTCACGCCGACGATTACGAGATCGTTTCGGACGCCTGCATTGCTTGTCGCGGCCCCGTTTGGAGCGTGCGACTGTTGAGCCGCGTGCCGGTCCCCGAGATCAAGACGCTCGCTTTGGATGAAGGGAGTCGCACCAGCGCGGCTCTGGTCCAGGTGCTGCTGAAGCAACAGTATGGGCTGACCCCCGAACTGCATCCGCTGCCGATCGATGCCAGCCCCGATGCGCTTTCGACCGACGCCGTGTTATTGATCGGCGATCGAGCGATGCACCCGACGACGGGACTGTATCAAGAGATCTGGGACCTGGGCGATCGCTGGTGCAGTTGGAGCAAGTTGCCGTTTGTGTTTGCGATGTGGATCGGCCGCCGCGGCGCGGATCATCGCGAACTTGCCGACGCGTTGCAGCACTGCCGCGATGCCGGGATGGAGCACTTGCAACAACTGGCGACCGAACACGCGGGGACGCATGGGCTGACAGTCAGCGACTGTTTCGCGTATCTTTCCCGTTACCTCCACTTCACCCTCGGCGACGAAGAACGCCAAGGATTGGAGCTGTATCGCACCAAAGCGACCGAACTGGGGCTGATCGCTTCTTAGGCGAGAACTCAGCCGACGGCGCGGCCGCCGAATGAACGAATAACCCGATAAAATCCATTTCCTTCAACGCAACGACCAACGCAGAAGAAAGGTTCCCATGTCCAGCGGATCGACGACGCAACCTCAAACCAACACGCAAGCGATCCTCGACAAAGCGGTCGCGGGCGATCGGATTAGCTTCGAGGAAGGATTGCATCTGTTGCAGACCGACGACCTGTCGCTGGCCAAACTGGGTGCGGCTGCCGATGCGATCACTCGACGCCTGCATCCCGAGCCGTATCGAACCTACAACATCGATCGCAACATCAACTACACCAACGTCTGCACCGCGGTCTGCGATTTCTGCGCGTTCTACCGGGGCCCCAAGAGCGACGAAGGTTACGTGCTGCCCCGCGAGGAACTGCTGCAAAAAGTGGCCGAGACAGTGCAACTGGGGGGCAATCAGATCCTGATGCAAGGCGGCCTGCACCCGAAGTACAAACTGGATTGGTACGAGGAACTGCTGCAGGACATCGTCACGAACTACCCCAGCATCAACGTCCATGGATTTAGCCCTC from Rosistilla oblonga includes the following:
- a CDS encoding serine/threonine-protein kinase, producing MPDPTSSNQPEESDLPDPIDEAFVAYLKARDAGGSDSRADFIERFPDLKSQLSELLDAADLIEQLAGSNVASENADPAADTRAGVRIDSIGDDLEATLAITPVPGEGAGPQLPFEMGDYVLESVLGRGGMGVVYLGHQKNLDRPVAVKMIRSGVLAGRDEIKRFCSEAKAAAKLKHPNIVAVHHFGLEGGHYYFSMDYVEGFDLSKKVDDGPQDCREAARYVRDVAAAIHHAHQRGLLHRDLKPGNVLIDACDQVHVTDFGLAKHVDAESSLTNSGAAIGTPNYMAPEQASGDHEATCPQSDVYSLGAILFALITGRPPFVTDSVMQTLMQVIHRPAPELRSLCDAPEDLDTIVEKCLQKEPQQRYASAEALAEDLDRFLNDQPIKARARTSLQRGLDWLSEVPIFAALIGRRLMHTSDSHRRFQSMILLLVLSMPMILAAVLFGARMLHDRLPSEPKIAGGPAGDVYAQVAGELADRLHQAVDRPVVAMPTEGSVENLEHLLAGDVDLAILQASAVRGEQVSVIAPLYYEAVHLLARRDAGIARFAEIAGHRVAIGGQGSGSQLAAHMLFDSLGLAESDIEIVYQPFQQSQGDATIPLSIACVARGSKIMAAALQSQQFQLLAVEDPLNISLDHPTLRPLQILPADYPAADLPADGIATVGTTAFLATRRNAPAVLVTATLEALYRSEISVPRMITRQQAAEWQGLALHPAARAFYESE
- a CDS encoding adenosine kinase; the encoded protein is MKYDVYGVGNALVDIQARVSDQVLAATGFDKGIMTLVDDIQQQSVLSSLGDVSLNRCAGGSAANTIVGIADFGGKVAYAGKVSGDEVGDFFLKDMRDLGITIEVAPAASGPTGTCAVLISEDAQRTMLTNLGVSITLSEADIDEAEIAQAKYLYVEGYLLTGESTKAAAYKAIDCAKRNNVKVAFTASDPFLVNTMRDEIWSLIEGPVDLFFCNEEEAKSLTKLTDPIACAAEIHKHCENVAMTLGANGSIIMHGGESFPIEGVATDAIDTTGAGDMYAGGVLYGITNGMSWKQAGHLGSHAASRIVSQLGARMEKKFSPEEIKQLMA
- a CDS encoding RluA family pseudouridine synthase, with the protein product MDVIWEDNYALVVNKPNGLLTTAARGVESLEIQLLEFFKQRSGEESPYVGMPHRIDRPVSGAVLIGKTRSATKQFCAQFQSRKIEKTYVAIVSGTPTEPTGTWRDWMRKISDRAEAEIVDAEHPEAKQAILNYELVASVGELSCLRIGLETGRTHQIRLQAAHRGFPIVGDSLYGSQIDFGPQSTEPRKRPIALHARQIVFRHPKNGKATSVLVDVPEVWRTLGFHEVLKEGELCG
- the hemP gene encoding hemin uptake protein HemP; amino-acid sequence: MDSPSDLAHLGETPILPKVFEFAALSGDRPEVWIELDGITYRLRKTRQGKLILTK
- a CDS encoding sugar phosphate isomerase/epimerase family protein; protein product: MIQAQDRRGFLRTGIAAGAAALSLGSLGRTALAQAATKPKFKISLAEWSLHRTIRGGKLDNLQFAETAKNEFGIEGIEYVNQFFKDKAKDAAYLAELNKRAADNGVTQLLIMIDGEGRLGDPDDKKRTQAVENHYKWVEAAKELGCHSVRVNAGSSGEYKEQQKLASDGLRRLSEFAKPHGLNVIVENHGGLSSNGKWLAGTIEMVGLDNCGTLPDFGNFYINRGTGEKYDNYLGTEELMPFAKAVSAKAHKFDDQGNEANLDYARLMKIVLDTGYDGWVGIEWEGGTPDEYEGIRLTKKLLERFQ
- a CDS encoding arylsulfatase; its protein translation is MPSIVDPGFSRDTRSRATKSQLCTLISCKSLLAAVAMLWVTASLAAADAPTPPNVVFILADDLGYRELGSFGQELIKTPHLDKLAKQGMRLTQHYSGNAVCAPSRCVLMTGKHPGHAEVRSNKSTPPEGQWPIPDSDITLAELLSGEGYATGAFGKWGLGGPDSSGEPLRQGVQRFFGYNCQSHAHSYYPSYLWDDNQHVKLNNDPPVSGHIGFADGDDPSDPASYARFKGQDYAPDRINAQALQFVKDNKNKPFFLYYPTVIPHVALHVPDEELKQYHDLGWQDPPFVRDGGYGYTPHFTPRAAYAAMITRMDRYIGNILNLLDELQLSDNTIVVFSSDNGTTHLGKEVDYTFFRSVGELRGLKGSLYEGGVRVPTLVRWPGKIAAGSQSDYVSGFEDWIPTLMDLIGKSEDVPEGLDGISIAPTLLGKSQEERPYLYREFPSYGGQQTIRVGDFKAVRQNMSKGNLEIELYNIREDIGEQNNIAAEHPELVAQLAQQMEAVRTPSKIFPLIPLDAPARKAKKR
- a CDS encoding outer membrane beta-barrel protein; the encoded protein is MRKNILGALSIALAIATQQSVLLAGSPSCLSSLRCDDGMLCDSAAHYRGGSDCDARMICGDECNDGCLGGCSAGCSDLCGASCDHGGFGCDAGMDSCCDGGLFGLGLLGQASSGWNVSGWVDAGFIGNTSSPNSKFNGPYNAVDRSNEGMLNQLYMIVEKRLPRYGAGIGGRVDILYGEDYLLAQSNGLERRDDGAARWNGEYYGLALPQAYVSMGNEDVSLQVGHFYSVVGYEGVMAPDNFFYSKSYSYQFAGPFTHWGAQLNVRPTDALSFNLGIHNGWDSLDRESDKPGFIGKVRYDSQSSKAWTSFAITTGDSSNDLAGVALNPDFTNRTRYSWLVALPVTKRLDYVFHHWLGFQEEGAPDGGRADWYGIDQYLTYCFTDRLKGAVRFEWFRDEEGTRVGLNRPSNPNNPPFVGDFYSLSAGFNMAVSKNLTIRPELRADWFDGTAASQPFDDGNDDNQFMLGIDAIFRI
- a CDS encoding solute:sodium symporter family transporter; this translates as MVTILSFLFFTGLVGLITWWITHRDDHASSSGYFLGGRTLTFPLIAGSLLLTNLSTEQMVGLNGAAFNDGLCVMVWEVVCVVALVFMAWFFLPRFLKSGVATVPQYLEIRFDHQTQVITNLIFLVAYVGILLPIILYSGATGMIGILDVPSMLGDLPERVGMSTDSFALWLIVWAVGIIGSIYALFGGLRTVAVSDTINGIGLLIGGFMITGYALAQIGDGDGVAKGAELLLDQQRERFNSVGGPESSVPFSTIFSGIFLLNLFYWTTNQQIIQRTFGASSLAEGQKGVLLTGALKLLGPLYLVIPGMIAYHIFSGEDIKADQAYGMLVNRVLPAHLTGFFAAAMIGAILSSFNSALNSSCTLFSLGLYKSVLRKDATEAQVVRSGKIFGWIVAVIAMAIAPLLAQTDSIFGFLQKMNGMYFIPIFAVVLVGMLSRRVPASAAKLALLAGFGIIAIGYFVEPFDKIVASMHEFHFLGCVFAWLVILMLVIGEIWPRETEFVQEDVGAVDMTPWRFAVPAGLVLIAIVLLIYQRFADFSVLVP